A window of the Arachis duranensis cultivar V14167 chromosome 5, aradu.V14167.gnm2.J7QH, whole genome shotgun sequence genome harbors these coding sequences:
- the LOC107490206 gene encoding protein FAR1-RELATED SEQUENCE 5-like, translating to MIPIRTGLYVGGLEQDAFVSSVPVVSSVAVRFSVEVKLFIVLWIKGIIVVVYKFLLLVVLEVVGRLEEEDVASLVHGAPAMADEVSFVGNEEELVSDEPYVCVGDEPSSEASEDANMDGYCGYNDGDDFYESWEDRGIDGIADFGRINFKEISFDEMRLLHFPDRHVAFAFYNLYAKMNGFAARKTRLRRNAKKLATQQQFVCFRQGFREFAADKEAYERKREPKPETRCGCLAQMRVHLHLESGRWIISYFDNVHNHEMLDGTLTFMLPGHRKMNSTAIEQMNMMLRVGIKTPQIYSAFVHTAGGFQNVPFLKRDMYNQIDKQRKLIGGDAVSCLRWLESYAEENPGTFVRYLADKENRLVHLFWADNCSQLDYHVFGDVVAFDATYRKNKYMCPLVVFSGVNHHNQTIIFAAALVANESEETYSWLLERFLEAMKGKAPACVITDGHAAMRKAIEKVFPMAYHRLCAWHLLRNATSHLANPAFTSEFKKCMLFDYEVSEFEARWERLVTELQLQDNQWVCDLYDRRKMWATAHIHGHFFGGFRTTSRCEGLHSMLGKFVHSRHNLRNFVEQYFRCVSEMRSREAQSDMHSVVGHLVLQSPLHDLERSAAKLLTREIFILFRPMLSRACTLKVRSCTLTPTSDIYTISRWGNSHNYWHVSHYPEDSIFKCSCLRMESLGIPCDHIVALLVHLDFTEIPTSLVLERWSKNARSKMRQYVEKGPFSWDSMVSCRNWMLNDLCREMCVLASVREDKFETMTEKIRSEINRLKHDTEAGPSTPAVVGQSSTLEGCVQNPLVVRRKKRPKRDSVNRTLVRGVRRCSICHRVGHNRTSCQSNVRQGQRQQPSHEEDVDEDNYYTPNFGEEVDEYAHYHSQPVGQEEHFGRYEEEFQVPLTDPYYSWHE from the exons ATGATCCCCATCCGCACTGGCTTATATGTTGGAGGCTTGGAGCAGGACGCCTTCGTCTCATCGGTCCCCGTCGTGTCGTCGGTCGCCGTCCGGTTCTCCGTCGAAG TGAAATT atttattGTTCTCTGGATTAAGGGGataattgttgttgtttataaatttttgttgcTGGTTGTTTTGgag GTTGTTGGTAGACTGGAGGAGGAAGATGTAGCCTCGTTAGTTCATGGTGCACCGGCCATGGCCGATGAAGTTTCCTTTGTCGGGAACGAAGAAGAACTGGTTTCCGATGAGCCATATGTTTGTGTAGGCGATGAACCTTCATCAGAGGCAAGTGAAGATGCGAATATGGACGGGTATTGTGGCTATAATGATGGTGATGATTTTTACGAAAGCTGGGAAGACAGAGGCATTGATGGGATTGCTGACTTTGGCCGAATTAACTTTAAAGAAATAAGTTTTGATGAGATGAGATTGCTACATTTTCCCGATCGACATGTAGCTTTTGCTTTCTACAATTTATATGCAAAAATGAATGGGTTCGCCGCAAGGAAGACCAGGCTAAGGCGAAATGCCAAGAAACTGGCGACACAACAGCAGTTTGTTTGCTTTAGGCAGGGGTTCAGAGAATTTGCCGCGGATAAGGAGGCATACGAACGTAAGCGGGAGCCTAAGCCTGAGACTAGATGTGGCTGTTTGGCGCAGATGCGTGTTCATCTACATTTGGAGAGTGGTAGATGGATTATTTCATACTTTGATAATGTTCACAACCATGAGATGCTCGATGGAACACTTACATTTATGCTCCCTGGTCATaggaagatgaattctaccgCAATTGAACAAATGAACATGATGTTGAGAGTCGGGATTAAAACACCACAGATATATTCAGCATTTGTGCATACTGCAGGGGGCTTCCAAAATGTACCATTTTTGAAGAGAGACATGTACAACCAGATTGATAAACAGAGAAAGCTAATAGGGGGCGATGCGGTGTCTTGTCTTCGGTGGTTGGAATCATATGCAGAGGAGAATCCTGGAACGTTTGTGCGTTACTTAGCAGACAAAGAGAATCGTTTGGTGCACCTTTTTTGGGCTGATAACTGTAGTCAATTAGATTACCATGTGTTCGGAGATGTTGTAGCATTTGATGCAACTTATCGAAAGAATAAGTACATGTGCCCACTGGTTGTGTTTTCTGGCGTAAATCACCATAACCAAACCATTATTTTCGCTGCTGCCCTTGTTGCAAATGAGAGTGAGGAGACATATTCTTGGCTActtgaaagatttttggaaGCTATGAAGGGGAAAGCTCCTGCGTGTGTTATCACAGATGGGCACGCGGCAATGAGAAAGGCGATTGAAAAGGTATTTCCTATGGCTTATCATCGTCTCTGTGCATGGCATCTCCTTCGGAATGCAACATCACATTTGGCAAATCCAGCATTCACTTCTGAGTTTAAGAAATGCATGCTTTTTGATTATGAGGTTTCAGAGTTTGAAGCCAGGTGGGAGAGATTGGTCACTGAGCTTCAGCTTCAGGATAATCAGTGGGTCTGTGACCTTTATGATCGGAGGAAAATGTGGGCAACGGCTCACATTCATGGCCACTTTTTCGGTGGATTTCGGACGACATCAAGATGCGAGGGTTTGCATTCGATGCTTGGTAAGTTTGTCCACTCCCGCCATAATTTGAGGAACTTTGTTGAACAATATTTTCGCTGTGTATCGGAGATGAGATCTCGGGAAGCACAATCCGATATGCATAGCGTGGTTGGACACTTGGTGTTGCAAAGTCCGTTACATGATTTGGAAAGGTCTGCTGCAAAGTTACTAACGAGGGAGATATTTATCTTGTTTCGGCCCATGCTGTCCCGTGCATGTACATTAAAGGTCCGGTCTTGTACATTGACTCCGACATCGGACATATACACCATTTCACGGTGGGGCAATTCACACAACTACTGGCATGTTTCGCACTATCCCGAGGATTCAATATTTAAATGCTCTTGTTTAAGGATGGAATCCCTTGGAATACCATGCGATCACATTGTAGCTCTTCTTGTACATCTTGATTTCACGGAAATCCCAACAAGTCTTGTTTTGGAGAGGTGGTCTAAGAACGCTCGGTCGAAGATGAGGCAATATGTTGAGAAGGGACCGTTTAGCTGGGACTCTATGGTAAGTTGTCGCAATTGGATGCTGAACGACCTATGTAGGGAGATGTGTGTGCTTGCTTCAGTGAGGGaggataaatttgaaacaatGACTGAGAAGATACGCAGTGAGATCAATCGATTAAAGCATGACACCGAAGCTGGGCCTTCGACACCCGCGGTTGTTGGCCAATCATCCACACTCGAGGGGTGCGTTCAAAACCCACTTGTTGTGCGTCGCAAGAAGAGGCCAAAGAGGGACTCAGTTAACCGTACCTTGGTTAGGGGCGTGAGACGGTGCAGCATTTGTCATCGGGTTGGGCATAATCGAACTTCTTGCCAGTCAAATGTTCGGCAGGGCCAGCGGCAGCAGCCTAGCCACGAGGAAGACGTCGATGAAGATAACTACTACACTCCTAACTTTGGGGAGGAAGTTGAT GAGTAtgctcattatcattctcaaccCGTGGGGCAAGAGGAACACTTTGGCCGGTATGAAGAGGAGTTCCAAGTGCCATTGACGGATCCTTATTATAGTTGGCATGAGTAG
- the LOC107490204 gene encoding uncharacterized protein LOC107490204 — translation MHSSNAEDRPSSYALSGEMELEIGLKFMNQESAMLATKTITSVGVQSISVARVGRVSVRVLGVLQEGLAREAEGNRKDLWTIVDLQMVSYYVRNTLDRDSVMFYQVFWLFPSCVQAFRHCKPLVLVDGTHLYGKYAGTLLMGIAQDGNNNILPVAFALVERENTDAWYFFLTNLRRHIATRLGVLLISDKHAAIKAALEREGCGWEHNVYYVRHIASNFTTSFKSKEAKRHLVNVAYSKTQEQAQYYLELVSSEDPVASPQMMGWIRGLEPPKWLQHLDEGRRYGHMMTNLSECINSVLKGTRNLPVCAIVKSTYHRLNELFVVKGRQAQAQIASGQVFSQFLQKAILANREGIFQMLVTSYDRATTVFTVDDIAAVGALHYPCAHALVACAYARLEWQQYVDLVYRVESMFRVYEMEFQPMPDEEMWPPYEGACVHPNPLLRRTLEGRSVSTRIRNEMDEVEPGPGKRCGLCRQPGHTR, via the exons ATGCATTCGAGTAACGCAGAGGACAGACCTAGCAGTTACGCTCTGTCAGGCGAGATGGAGCTCGAAATTGGGTTAAAGTTTATGAACCAAGAATCAGCGATGCTGGCAACAAAAACTATAACATCCGTAGGAGTGCAGAGTATAA GTGTTGCAAGGGTCGGTAGAGTCAGCGTACGGGTACTAGGTGTCTTACAAGAAGGTTTGGCACGCGAAGCAGAAGGCAATCGGAAGGATCTATG GACAATTGTTGACCTCCAAATGGTTTCGTACTATGTCAGAAACACCCTTGACCGTGATAGCGTCATGTTTTACCAGGTTTTCTGGTTGTTCCCTTCATGTGTTCAAGCGTTTAGGCATTGCAAGCCGCTGGTATTAGTAGACGGAACACATCTGTATGGTAAGTATGCTGGCACCCTTCTCATGGGTATAGCACAGGATGGAAACAACAATATTCTGCCCGTTGCCTTTGCCCTTGTCGAAAGGGAGAACACAGATGCATGGTACTTCTTTTTGACCAATTTGAGGAGACATATAGCGACTAGGCTAGGAGTTCTTCTTATCTCCGACAAGCATGCTGCAATAAAGGCGGCATTGGAGCGTGAAGGATGTGGCTGGGAGCACAATGTTTACTATGTACGACATATTGCCTCCAACTTCACAACAAGTTTTAAGAGTAAGGAAGCCAAAAGACACCTAGTTAATGTCGCTTATTCAAAGACACAAGAGCAGGCGCAATACTACCTTGAGTTAGTTAGCAGCGAGGATCCTGTAGCATCGCCGCAGATGATGGGTTGGATACGAGGGTTAGAGCCACCTAAATGGCTCCAGCACCTTGATGAGGGCCGACGATATGGTCACATGATGACCAATCTTTCTGAGTGTATCAACTCCGTCCTGAAAGGCACTAGAAATCTACCCGTCTGTGCAATTGTCAAGTCTACCTACCATCGCCTAAATGAGTTATTCGTCGTCAAGGGTCGGCAAGCACAAGCACAAATTGCAAGCGGTCAGGTGTTCTCACAGTTTCTGCAGAAGGCCATATTAGCGAACCGTGAGGGAATTTTTCAGATGCTAGTGACGTCGTACGATAGAGCCACTACCGTATTCACAGTCGACGACATAGCTGCTGTAGGG GCGTTACACTACCCATGTGCTCATGCTCTAGTCGCTTGTGCCTACGCGAGACTAGAGTGGCAACAGTACGTTGACTTGGTATACCGGGTTGAGAGCATGTTCCGGGTCTATGAAATGGAATTTCAGCCAATGCCGGATGAGGAGATGTGGCCGCCTTATGAAGGAGCATGTGTCCATCCCAACCCCCTCCTACGACGTACACTAGAAGGACGTTCGGTGTCGACGAGGATTCGGAATGAGATGGACGAGGTTGAGCCCGGACCTGGTAAGCGATGTGGTCTTTGCAGGCAACCAGGACATACAAGGTGA
- the LOC107490207 gene encoding probable RNA-dependent RNA polymerase 3, with translation MATNNGTEQVVVPLPVKVDNLLERICKEQNQSPPDSEARRKLAEIGEQEALTLLKKISKYKIKSLSAYIVYMIKISTGSSSPSSFPSPSISPFASSTLSPNRFTGSATRTMSQHHQTTDTVGLGSSQAVVTELKRDPLDFYAERREEKMLSPQMEALGELEFRRAFLLLSYIGGESLETLQPDYIRSLKDLPMGRFERTIWQDVGHKYIKDCRDRQSYVDWDSSRPHVYQCYVSTDGSLRFKGPVIQNSRTHLQRTLGDDNVLLVKFSEEGSVMKTRITVDEAINLYEKFGKEGIQVGFRLYRFFVFKDGGKEEKKKDPASSSVKCYFVRMKSLSSADERASYILADRNMIEARCLFMHAHTLASVDKYMARFSLLLSKTFKLDIDLASVNVKQIDDEYCLDEKGERIPDIDGKLRIHTDGTGFISEDLASCCPTSLFKGTAKNKVTKPLMIQCRLFHKGSAIKGTLLVNHTLPPRTIQVRDSMIKVKSDKELENAPSIDSLEVVGTSNHPNRSFLSKYLIALLSYGGVPNEYFIEVLQDNLKEVDQIFSNKRAAFRASLNHGEMDDYTALRMILCGISIEEPHLQFQLSVFAKEEMKKLRGGKIYIPDSFYLMGTVDPTGKLERNQVCVIHENGPITGEVLVYRNPGLHFGDIHRMVAVPLEELKSYVGDSKYAIFFPCVGPRSVADEIAGGDFDGDMYWVSKNSELLKSFRQSDPWIETRPEEPHDKEPRDKEQNVKEPRDMSSDEFEERLFRLYLKTRFEPSIAIGAAADSWMAQFDLVDSMTFLDQSISSCIEVPKELSAELFPHYMEKEKSFTSTSVLGMIYDEVLRWQHKEDPAIEIKKLPCFDIEVPKTSSENWRNLYKEYLRDMTAALRDKENDKDASKGKADEVIKYYKQKLYDGADNMEDSARDINDIYIDALAVYNATYDHAMAVKEVNKCGFAWKVAGLPLCSLYNLKQDEKAFVVSLSVLREIG, from the exons ATGGCGACTAACAACGGCACAGAGCAAGTAGTGGTGCCTCTTCCAGTTAAGGTGGACAATCTTCTAGAGCGCATCTGCAAGGAACAGAACCAGAGTCCTCCAGATTCTGAAGCCAGGCGCAAGCTCGCTGAAATTGGCGAGCAAGAAGCCCTTACTTTACTAAAGAAAATCTCAAAGTACAAAATCAAGTCTCTAAGCGCATACATAGTTTACATGATCAAAATATCAACTGGCTCATCATCGCCATCTTCATTTCCTTCTCCGTCGATCTCCCCTTTTGcttcttctactctctctcCCAACCGTTTCACCGGTTCAGCTACGCGCACGATGAGCCAGCACCACCAAA CTACAGATACAGTTGGTTTAGGCAGTTCTCAGGCCGTTGTTACAGAACTTAAACGAGACCCCTTGGATTTTTAtgctgaaagaagagaagagaaaatgcTTAGTCCACAGATGGAGGCACTTGGAGAATTGGAGTTCAGAAGGGCCTTTCTGCTGTTGAGTTACATTGGAGG GGAGAGTCTTGAGACTCTTCAACCGGACTATATTAGAAGCTTGAAAGATTTGCCTATGGGAAGGTTTGAGAGAACAATATGGCAAGATGTGGGGCATAAATATATAAAGGATTGCCGCGATCGGCAATCG TATGTTGACTGGGATTCTAGTAGGCCACATGTATATCAGTGCTATGTTTCTACGGATGGGAGCTTAAGATTCAAG GGTCCTGTTATACAGAACTCAAGAACACACCTACAGAGAACGTTAGGGGATGACAATGTCTTACTAGTTAAATTCTCCGAGGAGGGAAGTGTCATGAAGACGCGAATCACTGTTGATGAGGCTATCAACCTGTATGAGAAGTTTGGAAAGGAAGGGATCCAAGTTGGGTTTAGATTATATCGCTTTTTTG TTTTTAAAGATGGTggaaaggaagagaagaagaaggaccCAGCATCGTCCTCTGTAAAATGTTATTTTGTTAGGATGAAGTCACTTTCTTCTGCTGATGAGAGGGCATCGTACATTCTGGCAGATCGGAATATGATCGAAGCTAGATGTTTGTTTATGCATGCTCACACATTAGCTAGTGTGGATAAGTATATGGCCAG ATTCTCTCTTCTTCTATCAAAGACGTTCAAACTTGACATTGACTTGGCTAGTGTGAATGTTAAGCAAATTGATGATGAATATTGCCTG gatgaaaaaggagaaagaattCCTGATATAGATGGCAAACTGCGTATTCATACAGATGGAACTGGGTTCATCTCAGAAGACTTGGCGTCGTGCTGCCCTACCAGTTTGtttaaaggaactgccaaaaataaagTCACGAAG CCTTTGATGATCCAGTGCCGTCTCTTCCACAAGGGTTCTGCAATTAAAGGCACGCTTTTGGTTAATCATACG CTTCCTCCTAGGACAATCCAGGTTCGGGATTCAATGATTAAAGTTAAGAGCGACAAAGAACTTGAGAATGCTCCAAGCATAGATTCGTTAGAAGTAGTGGGAACGAG CAATCACCCAAATCGCTCATTCTTGTCTAAATATCTCATTGCACTTCTAAGCTATGGTGGTGTTCCAAATGAATACTTCATTGAAGTACTTCAGGATAATCTGAAAGAAGTTGATCAAATCTTCTCTAATAAGCGCGCTGCATTTAGAG CTTCTCTAAACCATGGTGAGATGGATGATTACACTGCACTGCGAATGATCTTATGTGGGATTTCTATTGAAGAGCCGCATTTGCAGTTTCAATTGTCCGTATTTGCAAAGGAGGAAATGAAGAAGCTTAGAGGAGGGAAGATCTATATACCAGATTCTTTCTATTTGATGGGGACTGTTGATCCCACtggaaaattagaaagaaatcaAGTTTGTGTAATTCA TGAAAATGGCCCAATTACAGGGGAGGTGTTAGTTTACAGAAATCCAGGTTTACATTTTGGGGACATTCACAGAATGGTTGCAGTACCTTTGGAGGAACTAAAATCTTATGTTGGTGATAGCAAATATGCAATTTTCTTCCCATGTGTTGGCCCTCGCTCTGTGGCAGATGAGATTGCCGGAGGCGATTTTGATGGAGACATGTACTGGGTTTCAAAAAATTCTGAG CTATTAAAATCCTTCAGACAGAGTGACCCTTGGATAGAAACTCGACCTGAAGAACCTCATGATAAAGAACCACGTGATAAAGAACAAAATGTTAAAGAACCACGTGATATGTCTTCTGATGAATTTGAGGAACGGCTTTTTAGACTATACCTAAAGACTCGATTTGAACCAAG caTTGCAATAGGTGCAGCTGCTGATAGCTGGATGGCACAGTTTGACC TTGTGGACTCCATGACTTTTCTTGACCAATCAATTAGCAGTTGT ATTGAAGTCCCAAAAGAGTTGTCTGCAGAATTGTTCCCACATTatatggaaaaggagaaatcaTTCACTTCAACCTCTGTGTTAGGAATGATATATGATGAGGTTCTCAGATGGCAACATAAAGAAGATCCTGCAATAG AAATAAAAAAACTCCCTTGTTTTGATATTGAAGTACCTAAAACAAGTTCGGAAAATTGGCGAAATTTATATAAGGAGTATTTGAGGGATATGACTGCTGCCTTAAGAGACAAAGAAAATGacaaagatgcttccaaagggaaggcagatgaagtcatcaaaTATTATAAGcag AAACTGTATGATGGTGCTGACAATATGGAAGATAGTGCAAGAGACATAAATGATATTTATATTGATGCTTTGGCTGTGTATAATGCTACTTATGACCATGCCATGGCAGTGAAGGAAGTTAATAAATGCGGATTTGCATGGAAGGTTGCAGGTTTACCTCTATGCAGTCTTTATAATCTTAAACAAGATGAAAAGGCTTTTGTGGTTTCCCTCTCTGTATTGCGTGAGATTGGATGA
- the LOC107490205 gene encoding serpin-ZX: MVMPKNKFYVVFHGKKPGIYNNWPECFAQVNGFSGNLHKSNQNDVAFSIANHILSNHSGNNNIVFSPLSLHVVLSIIAAASKGPTRDQILSFLRSKSTDNLNSSVSHLVTIVLADATPAGGPRLSFADGVWVDHSLSLNPSFKQLVNNDYKAVLASVDFQTKAVEVSKEVNSWAEKETNGLIKEVLPAESVDGSTRLIFANAIYFKGAWTEKFDAQMTKDHNFHLLDGSSVKAPFMVSKKKQLISAFDGFKVLGLPYKQGEDKRQFSMYLLLPDATDGLSALVEKVSSERSFLERKLPRQKVEVGDFRIPKFKISFGLETSIVLKELGVVLPFEGGDLTEMVDSSVSQNLYVSSIYHKSFIEVNEEGTEAAAASAVTIKLRSIQFPTKIDFVADHPFLFLIREDLTGTVLYIGQVLNPLAN; encoded by the exons ATGGTCATGCCCAAAAATAAATTCTATGTTGTTTTCCATGGAAAAAAACCTGGGATCTACAACAATTGGCCAGAGTGTTTCGCTCAGGTAAATGGTTTCAGTGGTAACCTGCACAAGTCCAACCAAAATGACGTCGCGTTCAGCATCGCCAACCACATACTATCCAACCACTCTGGCAACAACAACATAGTGTTTTCGCCCTTATCGCTCCACGTCGTGCTCAGCATCATCGCTGCTGCTTCCAAGGGTCCCACACGCGATCAGATTCTCTCCTTTCTCCGATCGAAATCCACCGACAATCTCAACTCCTCCGTCTCTCATCTTGTCACCATCGTCCTCGCCGACGCCACTCCCGCCGGCGGCCCTCGCCTCTCTTTCGCCGATGGTGTCTGGGTTGATCACTCCCTTTCTCTCAACCCTTCCTTCAAACAACTCGTCAACAACGATTATAAGGCTGTTTTGGCTTCTGTTGATTTCCAGACAAAG GCTGTTGAAGTGAGCAAGGAAGTTAATTCTTGGGCTGAAAAGGAGACAAATGGCCTCATTAAGGAGGTCCTTCCAGCCGAGTCAGTTGACGGCTCAACTAGGCTCATCTTTGCCAATGCAATATACTTCAAAGGTGCATGGACTGAGAAGTTTGATGCACAAATGACGAAGGACCACAACTTTCACCTTCTTGATGGAAGCTCGGTTAAAGCCCCCTTCATGGTCAGCAAGAAGAAACAGTTAATTAGTGCTTTCGATGGTTTCAAAGTGCTTGGCCTTCCTTACAAGCAGGGAGAAGATAAGCGCCAGTTCTCCATGTACTTGCTCCTTCCTGATGCAACAGATGGGTTGTCGGCTTTGGTTGAGAAGGTGAGTTCTGAACGCAGTTTCTTGGAACGCAAGCTTCCTCGTCAAAAAGTGGAAGTAGGTGACTTCAGGATCCCAAAATTCAAGATTTCTTTTGGGTTAGAAACTTCGATTGTATTGAAGGAGCTAGGAGTGGTGTTGCCTTTCGAAGGTGGAGATTTGACTGAAATGGTGGATTCTTCTGTGAGTCAAAATCTGTATGTGTCCAGCATATATCATAAGTCATTTATTGAAGTAAATGAGGAAGGAACTGAAGCTGCAGCAGCCAGTGCCGTGACCATAAAATTGAGGAGTATCCAATTTCCAACCAAGATAGACTTTGTAGCTGATCACCCATTCTTGTTCCTCATCAGAGAAGATCTGACTGGGACTGTCCTCTATATTGGGCAGGTGCTCAATCCTCTTGCTAACTGA